One part of the Coffea eugenioides isolate CCC68of chromosome 10, Ceug_1.0, whole genome shotgun sequence genome encodes these proteins:
- the LOC113749867 gene encoding aspartic proteinase-like protein 1 isoform X1, with translation MGTQTAITFVLWMSLYTQFSTALYSSKLVHRFSQEAVSYWSSKGKNITLPKLGSLEHMKVLLSSDLKRQKLKLGSQDRLLIPSQGSETFFYGNDMGWLHYTWIDIGTPNVSFLVALDAGSDLFWVPCRCIQCAPLSSSYYSMLDRDLSEYEPSRSSTSKPLSCSHQLCELGLNCQSPNGSCPYSVNYSENTSSSGLLFEDQLYLTSSGGGAPEGSIQAQVIIGCGSKQSGSDLDGSAPDGLLGLGPGKIAIPSLLARSGLVPHSFSYCFDNSYSGRMYFGDQGPATQRSTTFVPYKGEYSGYFIEVDDYCIGSFCLKQNGFQAQVDSGSSFTYLPSEDYKLFVAEFDKQMNATRSGIEKFPYCYKARSHGQPDVPSMKFKFALNQSFVIENPMFHIIDYQRKVLVQGDDLYCLGIQPLDGGIGIIGQNFMMGYRLVFDWENLKLGWSHSNCQDIRDSDRVHLTPSPNSAVNPLPTNEQQRTPGGHAVVPAVARRAPEESSAALSVHILYNHYCKTSLLLLHLTLWLPFW, from the exons ATGGGCACCCAAACTGCGATCACTTTCGTGCTTTGGATGTCTCTTTACACCCAATTCTCCACAGCTCTTTACTCGTCAAAACTAGTTCATAGGTTCTCTCAAGAAGCTGTGTCATACTGGTCCTCGAAAGGCAAGAACATAACGCTGCCTAAGTTGGGAAGTTTGGAGCATATGAAGGTGTTGCTGAGCAGTGATTTAAAGCGGCAAAAATTGAAACTTGGGTCCCAGGATCGACTGTTAATTCCTTCTCAAGGGAGTGAAACCTTTTTTTATGGCAATGACATGGGATG GCTGCATTATACGTGGATTGATATAGGGACACCAaatgtttcttttcttgttgcaCTGGATGCTGGTAGTGATTTGTTTTGGGTCCCCTGTCGTTGCATCCAGTGTGCACCTCTGTCTTCAAGTTATTACTCTATGCTG GATAGGGACCTGAGTGAGTATGAGCCTTCCCGATCAAGTACCAGCAAGCCCCTGTCTTGCAGCCATCAATTATGCGAATTGGGTCTGAACTGCCAAAGTCCAAATGGTTCCTGCCCCTACAGTGTTAACTACTCAGAAAATACTTCAAGCTCGGGATTGCTTTTTGAGGACCAATTATATTTGACCTCAAGTGGAGGTGGTGCACCTGAAGGTTCTATCCAAGCTCAGGTCATCATAGG ATGTGGCAGCAAACAAAGTGGCAGTGACCTAGATGGATCTGCTCCTGATGGTCTTCTGGGATTGGGACCTGGGAAAATTGCTATTCCAAGTTTGCTCGCAAGATCTGGTCTGGTTCCACATTCATTTTCATATTGTTTTGATAATAGCTATTCTGGGAGAATGTACTTTGGAGACCAGGGTCCTGCAACTCAAAGAAGTACCACCTTTGTACCATACAAAGGCGAATA TTCTGGCTACTTCATTGAAGTTGACGATTATTGCATTGGGAGTTTCTGTTTAAAACAAAATGGATTTCAAGCACAAGTTGATAGCGGGTCTTCCTTCACCTACCTTCCTAGTGAAGACTATAAACTTTTTGTTGCTGAG TTTGACAAACAAATGAATGCTACAAGGTCTGGCATAGAGAAGTTCCCTTACTGCTACAAGGCTCG TTCACATGGACAGCCAGATGTTCCTAGCATGAAATTCAAGTTTGCTTTGAATCAAAGCTTTGTGATAGAGAACCCCATGTTTCACATAATTGACTACCAG AGGAAAGTTTTGGTGCAGGGAGATGATCTGTATTGTTTGGGCATACAACCCTTGGATGGAGGAATTGGTATCATTGGAC AGAACTTTATGATGGGATACCGCTTGGTGTTTGATTGGGAAAATTTGAAGTTAGGATGGTCCCATTCAAATT GTCAAGACATAAGGGACAGTGACAGGGTGCATTTAACACCATCACCAAATTCTGCTGTCAATCCATTGCCAACAAATGAGCAACAGAGGACCCCCGGTGGCCATGCAGTCGTCCCTGCTGTTGCTCGTAGAGCTCCAGAAGAATCTTCTGCAGCATTGTCCGTTCACATTCTCTACAACCATTATTGCAAAACAAGTTTGTTGCTGCTACACTTGACATTATGGTTGCCGTTCTGGTAG
- the LOC113749867 gene encoding aspartic proteinase-like protein 1 isoform X2: MGTQTAITFVLWMSLYTQFSTALYSSKLVHRFSQEAVSYWSSKGKNITLPKLGSLEHMKVLLSSDLKRQKLKLGSQDRLLIPSQGSETFFYGNDMGWLHYTWIDIGTPNVSFLVALDAGSDLFWVPCRCIQCAPLSSSYYSMLDRDLSEYEPSRSSTSKPLSCSHQLCELGLNCQSPNGSCPYSVNYSENTSSSGLLFEDQLYLTSSGGGAPEGSIQAQVIIGCGSKQSGSDLDGSAPDGLLGLGPGKIAIPSLLARSGLVPHSFSYCFDNSYSGRMYFGDQGPATQRSTTFVPYKGEYSGYFIEVDDYCIGSFCLKQNGFQAQVDSGSSFTYLPSEDYKLFVAEFDKQMNATRSGIEKFPYCYKARSHGQPDVPSMKFKFALNQSFVIENPMFHIIDYQGDDLYCLGIQPLDGGIGIIGQNFMMGYRLVFDWENLKLGWSHSNCQDIRDSDRVHLTPSPNSAVNPLPTNEQQRTPGGHAVVPAVARRAPEESSAALSVHILYNHYCKTSLLLLHLTLWLPFW; encoded by the exons ATGGGCACCCAAACTGCGATCACTTTCGTGCTTTGGATGTCTCTTTACACCCAATTCTCCACAGCTCTTTACTCGTCAAAACTAGTTCATAGGTTCTCTCAAGAAGCTGTGTCATACTGGTCCTCGAAAGGCAAGAACATAACGCTGCCTAAGTTGGGAAGTTTGGAGCATATGAAGGTGTTGCTGAGCAGTGATTTAAAGCGGCAAAAATTGAAACTTGGGTCCCAGGATCGACTGTTAATTCCTTCTCAAGGGAGTGAAACCTTTTTTTATGGCAATGACATGGGATG GCTGCATTATACGTGGATTGATATAGGGACACCAaatgtttcttttcttgttgcaCTGGATGCTGGTAGTGATTTGTTTTGGGTCCCCTGTCGTTGCATCCAGTGTGCACCTCTGTCTTCAAGTTATTACTCTATGCTG GATAGGGACCTGAGTGAGTATGAGCCTTCCCGATCAAGTACCAGCAAGCCCCTGTCTTGCAGCCATCAATTATGCGAATTGGGTCTGAACTGCCAAAGTCCAAATGGTTCCTGCCCCTACAGTGTTAACTACTCAGAAAATACTTCAAGCTCGGGATTGCTTTTTGAGGACCAATTATATTTGACCTCAAGTGGAGGTGGTGCACCTGAAGGTTCTATCCAAGCTCAGGTCATCATAGG ATGTGGCAGCAAACAAAGTGGCAGTGACCTAGATGGATCTGCTCCTGATGGTCTTCTGGGATTGGGACCTGGGAAAATTGCTATTCCAAGTTTGCTCGCAAGATCTGGTCTGGTTCCACATTCATTTTCATATTGTTTTGATAATAGCTATTCTGGGAGAATGTACTTTGGAGACCAGGGTCCTGCAACTCAAAGAAGTACCACCTTTGTACCATACAAAGGCGAATA TTCTGGCTACTTCATTGAAGTTGACGATTATTGCATTGGGAGTTTCTGTTTAAAACAAAATGGATTTCAAGCACAAGTTGATAGCGGGTCTTCCTTCACCTACCTTCCTAGTGAAGACTATAAACTTTTTGTTGCTGAG TTTGACAAACAAATGAATGCTACAAGGTCTGGCATAGAGAAGTTCCCTTACTGCTACAAGGCTCG TTCACATGGACAGCCAGATGTTCCTAGCATGAAATTCAAGTTTGCTTTGAATCAAAGCTTTGTGATAGAGAACCCCATGTTTCACATAATTGACTACCAG GGAGATGATCTGTATTGTTTGGGCATACAACCCTTGGATGGAGGAATTGGTATCATTGGAC AGAACTTTATGATGGGATACCGCTTGGTGTTTGATTGGGAAAATTTGAAGTTAGGATGGTCCCATTCAAATT GTCAAGACATAAGGGACAGTGACAGGGTGCATTTAACACCATCACCAAATTCTGCTGTCAATCCATTGCCAACAAATGAGCAACAGAGGACCCCCGGTGGCCATGCAGTCGTCCCTGCTGTTGCTCGTAGAGCTCCAGAAGAATCTTCTGCAGCATTGTCCGTTCACATTCTCTACAACCATTATTGCAAAACAAGTTTGTTGCTGCTACACTTGACATTATGGTTGCCGTTCTGGTAG
- the LOC113749867 gene encoding aspartic proteinase-like protein 1 isoform X3 — translation MGTQTAITFVLWMSLYTQFSTALYSSKLVHRFSQEAVSYWSSKGKNITLPKLGSLEHMKVLLSSDLKRQKLKLGSQDRLLIPSQGSETFFYGNDMGWLHYTWIDIGTPNVSFLVALDAGSDLFWVPCRCIQCAPLSSSYYSMLDRDLSEYEPSRSSTSKPLSCSHQLCELGLNCQSPNGSCPYSVNYSENTSSSGLLFEDQLYLTSSGGGAPEGSIQAQVIIGCGSKQSGSDLDGSAPDGLLGLGPGKIAIPSLLARSGLVPHSFSYCFDNSYSGRMYFGDQGPATQRSTTFVPYKGEYSGYFIEVDDYCIGSFCLKQNGFQAQVDSGSSFTYLPSEDYKLFVAEFDKQMNATRSGIEKFPYCYKARSHGQPDVPSMKFKFALNQSFVIENPMFHIIDYQRKVLVQGDDLYCLGIQPLDGGIGIIGRRELYDGIPLGV, via the exons ATGGGCACCCAAACTGCGATCACTTTCGTGCTTTGGATGTCTCTTTACACCCAATTCTCCACAGCTCTTTACTCGTCAAAACTAGTTCATAGGTTCTCTCAAGAAGCTGTGTCATACTGGTCCTCGAAAGGCAAGAACATAACGCTGCCTAAGTTGGGAAGTTTGGAGCATATGAAGGTGTTGCTGAGCAGTGATTTAAAGCGGCAAAAATTGAAACTTGGGTCCCAGGATCGACTGTTAATTCCTTCTCAAGGGAGTGAAACCTTTTTTTATGGCAATGACATGGGATG GCTGCATTATACGTGGATTGATATAGGGACACCAaatgtttcttttcttgttgcaCTGGATGCTGGTAGTGATTTGTTTTGGGTCCCCTGTCGTTGCATCCAGTGTGCACCTCTGTCTTCAAGTTATTACTCTATGCTG GATAGGGACCTGAGTGAGTATGAGCCTTCCCGATCAAGTACCAGCAAGCCCCTGTCTTGCAGCCATCAATTATGCGAATTGGGTCTGAACTGCCAAAGTCCAAATGGTTCCTGCCCCTACAGTGTTAACTACTCAGAAAATACTTCAAGCTCGGGATTGCTTTTTGAGGACCAATTATATTTGACCTCAAGTGGAGGTGGTGCACCTGAAGGTTCTATCCAAGCTCAGGTCATCATAGG ATGTGGCAGCAAACAAAGTGGCAGTGACCTAGATGGATCTGCTCCTGATGGTCTTCTGGGATTGGGACCTGGGAAAATTGCTATTCCAAGTTTGCTCGCAAGATCTGGTCTGGTTCCACATTCATTTTCATATTGTTTTGATAATAGCTATTCTGGGAGAATGTACTTTGGAGACCAGGGTCCTGCAACTCAAAGAAGTACCACCTTTGTACCATACAAAGGCGAATA TTCTGGCTACTTCATTGAAGTTGACGATTATTGCATTGGGAGTTTCTGTTTAAAACAAAATGGATTTCAAGCACAAGTTGATAGCGGGTCTTCCTTCACCTACCTTCCTAGTGAAGACTATAAACTTTTTGTTGCTGAG TTTGACAAACAAATGAATGCTACAAGGTCTGGCATAGAGAAGTTCCCTTACTGCTACAAGGCTCG TTCACATGGACAGCCAGATGTTCCTAGCATGAAATTCAAGTTTGCTTTGAATCAAAGCTTTGTGATAGAGAACCCCATGTTTCACATAATTGACTACCAG AGGAAAGTTTTGGTGCAGGGAGATGATCTGTATTGTTTGGGCATACAACCCTTGGATGGAGGAATTGGTATCATTGGACGTCG AGAACTTTATGATGGGATACCGCTTGGTGTTTGA
- the LOC113749867 gene encoding aspartic proteinase-like protein 1 isoform X4 has product MGTQTAITFVLWMSLYTQFSTALYSSKLVHRFSQEAVSYWSSKGKNITLPKLGSLEHMKVLLSSDLKRQKLKLGSQDRLLIPSQGSETFFYGNDMGWLHYTWIDIGTPNVSFLVALDAGSDLFWVPCRCIQCAPLSSSYYSMLDRDLSEYEPSRSSTSKPLSCSHQLCELGLNCQSPNGSCPYSVNYSENTSSSGLLFEDQLYLTSSGGGAPEGSIQAQVIIGCGSKQSGSDLDGSAPDGLLGLGPGKIAIPSLLARSGLVPHSFSYCFDNSYSGRMYFGDQGPATQRSTTFVPYKGEYSGYFIEVDDYCIGSFCLKQNGFQAQVDSGSSFTYLPSEDYKLFVAEFDKQMNATRSGIEKFPYCYKARSHGQPDVPSMKFKFALNQSFVIENPMFHIIDYQGDDLYCLGIQPLDGGIGIIGRRELYDGIPLGV; this is encoded by the exons ATGGGCACCCAAACTGCGATCACTTTCGTGCTTTGGATGTCTCTTTACACCCAATTCTCCACAGCTCTTTACTCGTCAAAACTAGTTCATAGGTTCTCTCAAGAAGCTGTGTCATACTGGTCCTCGAAAGGCAAGAACATAACGCTGCCTAAGTTGGGAAGTTTGGAGCATATGAAGGTGTTGCTGAGCAGTGATTTAAAGCGGCAAAAATTGAAACTTGGGTCCCAGGATCGACTGTTAATTCCTTCTCAAGGGAGTGAAACCTTTTTTTATGGCAATGACATGGGATG GCTGCATTATACGTGGATTGATATAGGGACACCAaatgtttcttttcttgttgcaCTGGATGCTGGTAGTGATTTGTTTTGGGTCCCCTGTCGTTGCATCCAGTGTGCACCTCTGTCTTCAAGTTATTACTCTATGCTG GATAGGGACCTGAGTGAGTATGAGCCTTCCCGATCAAGTACCAGCAAGCCCCTGTCTTGCAGCCATCAATTATGCGAATTGGGTCTGAACTGCCAAAGTCCAAATGGTTCCTGCCCCTACAGTGTTAACTACTCAGAAAATACTTCAAGCTCGGGATTGCTTTTTGAGGACCAATTATATTTGACCTCAAGTGGAGGTGGTGCACCTGAAGGTTCTATCCAAGCTCAGGTCATCATAGG ATGTGGCAGCAAACAAAGTGGCAGTGACCTAGATGGATCTGCTCCTGATGGTCTTCTGGGATTGGGACCTGGGAAAATTGCTATTCCAAGTTTGCTCGCAAGATCTGGTCTGGTTCCACATTCATTTTCATATTGTTTTGATAATAGCTATTCTGGGAGAATGTACTTTGGAGACCAGGGTCCTGCAACTCAAAGAAGTACCACCTTTGTACCATACAAAGGCGAATA TTCTGGCTACTTCATTGAAGTTGACGATTATTGCATTGGGAGTTTCTGTTTAAAACAAAATGGATTTCAAGCACAAGTTGATAGCGGGTCTTCCTTCACCTACCTTCCTAGTGAAGACTATAAACTTTTTGTTGCTGAG TTTGACAAACAAATGAATGCTACAAGGTCTGGCATAGAGAAGTTCCCTTACTGCTACAAGGCTCG TTCACATGGACAGCCAGATGTTCCTAGCATGAAATTCAAGTTTGCTTTGAATCAAAGCTTTGTGATAGAGAACCCCATGTTTCACATAATTGACTACCAG GGAGATGATCTGTATTGTTTGGGCATACAACCCTTGGATGGAGGAATTGGTATCATTGGACGTCG AGAACTTTATGATGGGATACCGCTTGGTGTTTGA
- the LOC113749173 gene encoding 60S ribosomal protein L30, with amino-acid sequence MATAGKKTKKTHESINNRLALVMKSGKYTLGYKTVLKTLRSSKGKLILISNNCPPLRKSEIEYYAMLAKVGVHHYNGNNVDLGTACGKYFRVSCLSIVDPGDSDIIKSLPGDH; translated from the exons ATGGCCACCGCCGGCAAAAAGACG aagaagaCCCATGAGAGCATCAATAACAGGTTGGCTTTGGTGATGAAGAGTGGAAAATACACTCTTGGTTACAAAACTGTTCTCAAGACTCTCAGGAGCTCTAAGG GGAAGCTGATTTTGATCTCAAATAATTGCCCCCCATTGAGGAAATCTGAGATTGAGTACTATGCTATGCTTGCTAAGGTTGGAGTTCATCACTACAATGGAA ACAATGTTGATCTTGGAACTGCATGCGGCAAGTATTTTCGGGTATCCTGTCTTAGCATCGTTGACCCTG GTGATTCGGATATCATCAAGTCTCTGCCCGGGGATCATTAA
- the LOC113750253 gene encoding uncharacterized protein LOC113750253 has protein sequence MNYLEDSFQSIALDLGDCIGTESCVDLRSDIDQEFCMVQKTRGRRGNQRLERTEKEYPPPIPWLARTENLPSHMPWIMKRYYTDDGRLIIKEEKVKRHEYFQANRSNGRLTLHLVPLDDDVLDDDCNEEEFEVACDWETDGMISSRDDFDGETDDHRTIVQEESRNKKSESCMDNGGGAIVGGDRGGGGGGGGGGGRGQCYMYSSSLGRNPCMLGAGGLAVAAVRPVHT, from the coding sequence ATGAATTACCTAGAAGACTCATTCCAGAGCATAGCTCTAGACTTGGGCGATTGCATTGGAACGGAGAGTTGTGTTGATCTAAGAAGTGACATTGATCAAGAATTTTGCATGGTCCAAAAGACCCGTGGCAGGAGGGGGAATCAACGGCTGGAAAGAACGGAGAAAGAGTATCCGCCGCCGATACCGTGGCTGGCACGCACCGAAAACTTGCCATCCCACATGCCCTGGATTATGAAACGGTATTACACTGACGACGGCAGGTTAATAATCAAGGAGGAGAAAGTTAAACGGCATGAATATTTCCAAGCGAATCGGTCCAATGGCCGTCTAACTCTTCATCTTGTCCCTTTGGACGACGACGTATTGGACGATGATTGCAATGAGGAAGAGTTTGAGGTTGCATGTGATTGGGAGACTGATGGGATGATCAGCAGTAGGGATGATTTTGATGGTGAGACGGATGACCATCGGACGATTGTGCAGGAAgaatcaagaaacaagaaatctGAGTCTTGCATGGATAATGGAGGGGGTGCTATAGTAGGTGGTGACCGTGGCGGCGGAGGAGGAGGCGGCGGTGGAGGCGGTAGAGggcaatgttatatgtatagtaGTAGTTTGGGTAGGAATCCTTGTATGTTAGGTGCAGGTGGGTTGGCGGTAGCAGCGGTTAGGCCTGTTCATACTTGA